A portion of the Barnesiella propionica genome contains these proteins:
- a CDS encoding lysine exporter LysO family protein produces the protein MKNSLIILACFLAGVTASYFRWLPEWTNQHDYSLYILYIMMFFVGIGLGFDIKSLIRPWKKYKAKILLIPLATIAGTILFSGAVSIVLPNTDLRETIAIGSGFGYYSLSAIFLDKLAGSDIGMMALISNLARELLALLTIPFLARFCGKLAPISAAGATSLDTTLPVIASSVGEDFVIVSVFHGIIVDFSVPVIISMLYWQ, from the coding sequence ATGAAGAACAGCCTCATTATTCTCGCTTGTTTTCTGGCAGGTGTGACCGCCTCATACTTTCGGTGGCTACCGGAATGGACAAACCAGCACGATTATAGTTTATACATTTTATATATCATGATGTTCTTTGTAGGAATAGGATTAGGATTCGATATCAAGAGCCTGATACGTCCCTGGAAAAAATACAAAGCAAAAATACTTCTTATACCCTTGGCGACAATTGCCGGTACTATTCTTTTTTCGGGTGCGGTTTCTATCGTACTTCCCAATACCGATTTGCGCGAAACCATTGCCATAGGTTCGGGGTTCGGATATTACAGCTTATCGGCTATATTTCTGGATAAACTCGCAGGAAGTGATATAGGAATGATGGCACTTATCAGCAATCTCGCCAGAGAACTGCTGGCTTTATTGACCATTCCGTTCCTCGCCCGTTTTTGCGGTAAACTCGCTCCTATTTCGGCAGCTGGCGCAACATCATTAGACACCACTCTCCCCGTCATCGCTTCTTCTGTTGGAGAAGACTTTGTCATCGTATCGGTATTTCACGGGATCATCGTCGATTTTTCTGTTCCGGTTATTATATCTATGCTATACTGGCAATAA
- a CDS encoding lysine exporter LysO family protein has translation MGVMIIGICIGYALRSQKKIQPVIGRITLYIIFLLLFFMGISIGNNKEIIHNLGGLGLQAIIIAVASTTGSVLLAWLLFRTLFNKHNRP, from the coding sequence ATGGGAGTCATGATAATCGGTATATGTATCGGTTATGCGTTACGCTCACAAAAAAAAATTCAACCCGTCATAGGGAGAATCACCTTATATATTATTTTCCTTTTATTGTTCTTTATGGGAATCTCCATAGGAAATAACAAGGAGATCATACATAATCTGGGAGGACTGGGTTTGCAAGCTATTATTATCGCCGTAGCCAGTACCACGGGTAGCGTACTTCTCGCATGGTTGTTATTCCGCACATTATTTAATAAACACAACCGGCCATGA
- a CDS encoding tyrosine-protein phosphatase, protein MFGLFKKKEENRSKLFYTTDMHLHILPGIDDGSPDVETSLELIRNLQKWGITRVIATPHITEATFENTAETIENAYRKLREAMDKEGMKMDIHYSAEYRMDENFMEIVRKGEIIPFPNNYVLIENSFLQPFYQLNDLIFQLQLKGYQPILAHPERYSYYFGNKKIYDDLHNQGCLFQVNLLSIGGYYNKAVKGMAEWLLEKGYIDFLGSDMHNKKHAAFLTEFIDSKEFKKIEEKVNIKNDLI, encoded by the coding sequence ATGTTTGGATTATTTAAGAAAAAGGAAGAAAATAGAAGTAAATTATTCTATACTACCGATATGCATTTACATATCCTGCCCGGTATAGATGACGGTTCTCCTGACGTCGAAACATCACTGGAATTAATACGCAATTTACAAAAATGGGGTATTACCCGCGTGATTGCCACTCCTCACATAACAGAAGCAACTTTTGAAAATACTGCCGAAACGATAGAAAACGCTTATCGTAAACTGAGAGAGGCAATGGATAAGGAAGGCATGAAAATGGATATACATTATTCAGCTGAATACCGCATGGACGAAAATTTTATGGAAATAGTCCGCAAAGGCGAAATCATCCCTTTTCCCAATAACTACGTACTTATCGAGAACTCATTCCTACAGCCTTTTTACCAACTGAACGATCTCATCTTTCAGTTACAGTTAAAAGGTTACCAACCGATCCTGGCACACCCCGAAAGATACTCTTATTATTTCGGGAATAAAAAAATATATGACGACCTGCACAACCAGGGCTGCTTGTTTCAGGTCAATCTGCTTTCTATCGGCGGATATTACAACAAGGCGGTAAAAGGTATGGCCGAATGGCTCTTAGAAAAAGGTTATATCGATTTTCTGGGTTCGGATATGCATAACAAGAAACATGCAGCCTTTCTCACCGAATTTATCGACAGCAAAGAGTTTAAGAAAATAGAAGAAAAAGTCAATATTAAAAACGACCTGATTTAA
- a CDS encoding biotin/lipoyl-containing protein, with translation MAKKLKIRDLTLRDGQQSLFATRLTQEQVNRVLPYYKKAGFYAMEVWGGAVPDSVMRYLNESPWDRLKSISDAVEGASYLTALSRGRNLFGYAPYPDSILEGFYLEAIKNGLGIMRIFDALNDLNNVKSSIEKINAAGGISDGAVCYTVDPHYEVSFSDKLKSFFGGPKTPKPIFTDDYFVNKAKGLEKLGAKMVTLKDMAGLVTPSRVASLMPKLKSALSVPVDFHTHCTPGYGLASSLMAVIHGVDILDTNIWYFGGGSAAPAIELLYVFCTKLGVEMDVDMEVVGNIRKELEGIRKELSAYDLVKSFPKAFDPLQDTLPAEIDKQFDIAIEAAKQNKEQELLDACHAIEEYFNFPKPNLLVKEAEVPGGMYSNMVAQLKSLQAEHVLDDAMKLIPKVRMDAGLVPLVTPTSQIVGSQAVSCALDKLKGNPEYTTVSNQFIALVKGEYGETPVPIDPAFREKITGSRQEKPYDMSSYKAPENPVLPEYGGVKLAENEQEYLLLELFPNVATTFLKGQKAAKYKAVEPEKKAEEAPVADEVPVAEDPVTGSVIDAPMSGKVVEIHVKEGDEIKKGDVVIVYEAMKMENDISSPMAGKVKRIFVHVNDIVMANAPLIEFEE, from the coding sequence ATGGCTAAGAAATTGAAAATTCGTGATTTAACGCTTCGCGACGGGCAACAATCACTGTTTGCTACAAGACTCACTCAGGAACAGGTAAACCGGGTGCTTCCTTATTATAAAAAGGCCGGATTTTACGCTATGGAAGTTTGGGGCGGTGCTGTACCCGATTCTGTCATGCGTTACTTAAATGAAAGTCCTTGGGACCGGTTGAAAAGTATAAGTGATGCCGTAGAAGGCGCTTCCTATCTGACGGCTCTTTCCAGAGGCCGGAATTTATTCGGTTATGCGCCTTATCCCGATTCCATTCTTGAAGGTTTCTACCTGGAAGCGATTAAGAACGGTTTAGGAATTATGCGTATTTTCGATGCTCTTAATGACCTTAACAATGTAAAATCATCTATTGAAAAAATTAATGCGGCAGGCGGAATTTCCGATGGTGCCGTTTGTTATACGGTAGATCCTCATTATGAGGTTTCGTTTAGCGATAAACTCAAATCTTTTTTCGGCGGTCCTAAAACTCCGAAACCTATATTTACCGATGATTATTTTGTAAATAAGGCTAAGGGACTTGAGAAACTGGGCGCAAAAATGGTAACTTTGAAGGATATGGCCGGATTGGTAACTCCTTCCAGAGTAGCCAGCTTGATGCCTAAATTGAAGTCTGCACTTTCTGTTCCTGTTGATTTCCATACACATTGTACGCCCGGTTATGGATTGGCGTCTTCTTTAATGGCTGTTATACATGGTGTCGATATTCTTGATACGAATATTTGGTATTTCGGAGGGGGTTCTGCCGCGCCGGCTATCGAATTGCTTTATGTATTCTGTACAAAGTTAGGTGTGGAAATGGATGTGGATATGGAAGTCGTAGGCAATATCCGTAAAGAACTGGAAGGTATCCGTAAGGAACTGTCTGCTTATGATTTGGTAAAGAGTTTCCCGAAAGCATTCGATCCGTTGCAAGATACTTTGCCCGCCGAAATAGACAAACAATTCGATATAGCTATTGAAGCTGCCAAACAAAATAAAGAACAGGAGTTGCTGGATGCCTGTCATGCCATAGAAGAATATTTTAATTTCCCGAAACCGAATTTGCTGGTTAAAGAAGCTGAAGTTCCCGGAGGTATGTATTCCAATATGGTGGCCCAGTTAAAATCATTACAGGCAGAACATGTTTTGGACGATGCCATGAAATTGATTCCTAAAGTTCGCATGGACGCCGGACTTGTGCCTTTGGTAACGCCTACCAGCCAGATCGTAGGAAGTCAGGCTGTAAGTTGTGCGCTGGACAAATTGAAAGGTAATCCTGAATATACGACTGTTTCCAATCAGTTTATAGCGCTTGTAAAAGGAGAATATGGTGAGACTCCGGTTCCTATCGATCCGGCTTTCAGGGAAAAGATTACGGGCAGCCGTCAGGAAAAACCGTATGACATGTCCTCTTACAAAGCTCCGGAAAATCCTGTATTACCTGAATATGGAGGTGTGAAATTAGCGGAGAATGAACAGGAATATTTGCTACTTGAACTGTTTCCGAATGTTGCCACTACTTTCCTGAAAGGTCAAAAAGCAGCGAAATATAAAGCTGTCGAACCCGAAAAGAAAGCAGAAGAAGCACCGGTAGCTGATGAAGTTCCTGTTGCGGAAGATCCTGTTACCGGATCGGTAATCGATGCTCCTATGAGCGGAAAAGTTGTCGAAATACATGTAAAGGAAGGAGACGAGATCAAGAAAGGCGATGTCGTTATCGTATACGAAGCCATGAAAATGGAAAATGATATATCTTCGCCGATGGCCGGAAAAGTCAAACGTATATTTGTACATGTGAACGATATTGTAATGGCGAATGCTCCATTGATTGAATTTGAAGAATAA
- a CDS encoding type B 50S ribosomal protein L31, producing MKKGLHPDNYRPVVFKDMSNEDVFITRSTVAAKETIEIDGVTYPLVKLEITNTSHPFFTGKQKLVDTAGRVDKFMSRYGDRMKKK from the coding sequence ATGAAAAAAGGACTGCATCCTGATAACTACCGTCCCGTAGTATTCAAAGACATGTCGAACGAAGATGTTTTTATTACCCGTTCTACAGTTGCTGCAAAAGAAACAATTGAAATTGATGGTGTTACTTATCCTTTGGTAAAGCTTGAAATCACCAATACTTCACATCCGTTCTTTACCGGTAAACAGAAATTGGTGGATACCGCAGGTCGTGTGGATAAATTCATGAGCCGTTATGGTGACCGTATGAAAAAGAAATAA
- a CDS encoding FG-GAP-like repeat-containing protein: MKIKSFYKRTCTFSIMLWCCMFNAMHALTWREATPADYPSVYLNSSFHTESLAINSGWTGNYTFSSATILGKYPGIAGSEFISPELDLHSETYPSLVIHSPQDKSFSVFVSYDGINYSPIAITMNASSRLPQNTKRIKIKSNDNQNIGISCIQILNLDESHSSDNKLKDLTKTILQGDDQGNSVYDEVSGKYIYDASITSATLPTIKNTYLRSGFSGDIFYKIGNEYIKWNDEYKFIKNGSYYYLIPGGTTEIRLYKSEDKQFSTTSNIDIYANIYNPDISGMHKFANNVSTKNISFYDINRDGIMEYYFDKNIYDFQEGFLNNMIIIPNITGFTNWINYNNDDYIDYYYNEGIPSYISKGENTLNFTEVYSRNDNKYFLNPIDYDNDGKIEFLEKNGNNTDIKNHNVLSLDCNGNWRNEKVKVMTPDEYNGIKKKLESTGGMVIPGMNDMFITSSYGSADPSSFGNYNAVDINGDGLIDFVDTSIGCYFLNTGENSFVEGKFGGQAAFRDFNNDGLMDLLVYNGDNKTVTLYLARKDGKTQEQKLISGLHCSDKIWCYDFDKDGDVDILIPFDFMTNNGEFKNGASYLVMMENTGDGTFKKHENYLDGEVYFHYCLDIDADGNYEVIAKRSDNEIIGKDDKYGTDLYGVDYVSYKISGINVSSVPDMIYKQVGTIYPDQRNRYWNDLYPFIIADIDNNGILECIYGDGSDQKGAQFIFQVSDKVNSVPQRIAKPKFAYDARTGLLKVFWKRGTDTESSDMDLTYALRIGTAPDKGDILYVHALSDGTRRNLLEGNNGYSTLRVLNTLSWPAGKYYISVQSVDPNCRGSQFSEYTIFEKKEPENSFIISYKQPFAVGETCFVTLKNKPSTSNIYTWNFSGAEIISKSDDGSSYQLRFKTSGEKRIYLQVLNDQGIASNISEQFIEVTSGNIKPSTIPIDDNTYLNDVGFALDLDEDGIQEIFYSDAHRFMEGNPDGIYSKIKKTFNSNANLDVLNFNVATIDLNNDGMCDVFGTNASRTLVKALNKGNKDLDVGEQTAISTPNWGEMYDFDNDGVYDIKQYYNRTDHIYKNNGDYINFEEIYYGASSIAACKDYSNNGLTDLLVPVYKFDEGTGIGITDYIVYENNGNWTFTEKSIIHSIKSIDSNAKEFQTVLLIDDFDGDGKPDFFIQKELDNIITYFIEWGDSSVTSIDFEHEISWISAFDLDNNGFLDLRICNIVGSQGIDEAYAIYLYPNHQYKIDNVSGTESDYEFNNTYNYYTGVPVFYRSDGDLSLNVNVIKGENSAPQAPTCLRTSQTDRGVMIEWNHSADKETPAKLMRYNLSVKRKGAEGEGAYLISPCNSTKNEVHIPSHKPLISNNRFFIPLANIAPGEYEIQVQGIDRWNMQSDFSEIHSLTVTESAAFEMHASTAVDVETEITITGNISTDLNWDGATVKSHNGNKYIVVWDTEGMKTVTNGKFSQQIYVNPKPQGAFALPENVLAGAIVNVTTKNASGSKWEISSDGSKYEDIFKNQETEIAIINEEQIIIRFSKAGKYDIRHIVSDEYSSTTYTGNVTVTDNITTQEISLITIDETTGKHLISWEEPQILPAGAESINIYKETSRYEEYELIANVPIGTKSYIDKNSIPEALASRYRLSWVLNYGESEQGRAHQAIHVMINRGMGSSWNLMWSKYEGIDITSYRILRGSSPGNLSIIAEVSGSMNSYCDMNPTPGDALYYAVEIVPSTPVINKSYLKAPEIPKASRSNIVSVINASNTDFVTNVEVKGENGETNITLDDKPSIRLIAYVYPNTATFQGVNWIITNGEDIITIDKYGIINATGKKNGSATVRAYAIDGSGIYGEIKVNVAITSDIETAKHNDNNYSLHIYPSPADNEINIEGIPRNGEQTKIYIFNTNGELFYIDQTCNEKIKVDCTNFNAGVYFVKTISDRTSRIGRFIKK; the protein is encoded by the coding sequence ATGAAAATCAAATCCTTCTACAAACGCACCTGCACATTTTCAATCATGTTATGGTGCTGCATGTTTAATGCAATGCACGCATTAACATGGCGTGAAGCTACCCCTGCCGATTATCCGAGTGTGTATTTGAACTCTTCATTCCACACAGAAAGTTTGGCTATCAATTCAGGTTGGACAGGCAACTATACATTTAGTTCCGCCACAATACTCGGTAAGTATCCCGGTATTGCAGGCAGCGAATTCATTTCGCCGGAACTTGATTTACATTCCGAAACATACCCTTCGTTGGTTATCCACAGCCCTCAAGATAAATCTTTCTCTGTCTTCGTAAGCTACGACGGTATCAATTATAGCCCGATAGCGATTACCATGAATGCCTCCTCAAGGTTACCTCAAAATACGAAACGTATAAAGATCAAGAGTAATGATAACCAAAATATAGGAATTTCCTGTATTCAGATCCTGAATCTCGATGAATCGCATTCCTCGGACAATAAATTGAAAGACCTTACCAAAACCATTCTTCAGGGAGATGATCAGGGAAATTCGGTATATGACGAAGTTTCAGGCAAATATATATATGATGCTTCTATTACAAGTGCAACATTACCGACCATAAAAAATACATATTTACGCAGTGGATTTTCCGGAGATATCTTCTATAAAATAGGAAACGAGTACATTAAATGGAATGACGAATACAAGTTCATAAAAAACGGCAGCTATTATTACTTAATTCCTGGAGGCACAACCGAAATAAGACTTTACAAATCGGAAGACAAACAATTTAGCACAACATCGAATATAGATATATATGCAAATATTTATAATCCCGATATTTCGGGGATGCATAAATTTGCAAATAACGTTTCAACAAAAAATATCTCCTTTTACGATATCAACAGGGACGGTATAATGGAATATTATTTCGATAAGAACATCTATGATTTTCAGGAAGGCTTTCTAAATAATATGATTATTATCCCCAATATTACAGGATTTACCAATTGGATAAACTACAATAATGACGATTATATCGATTACTATTATAATGAAGGAATACCGTCCTATATATCGAAAGGAGAAAATACCCTGAATTTTACAGAGGTTTATTCCAGAAATGATAACAAATATTTTCTGAATCCCATCGATTATGATAACGACGGTAAAATTGAATTTTTAGAAAAAAACGGGAACAACACCGACATAAAAAACCACAACGTTCTTTCTTTAGATTGTAACGGTAATTGGAGAAACGAAAAAGTAAAGGTCATGACCCCCGATGAATATAACGGTATAAAGAAAAAACTGGAGTCAACAGGCGGAATGGTTATCCCGGGAATGAATGACATGTTTATTACCTCATCTTACGGTTCCGCCGATCCTTCAAGTTTCGGGAATTACAACGCTGTCGATATAAATGGAGACGGCCTGATAGATTTCGTAGATACTTCGATCGGATGCTATTTTCTGAACACCGGAGAGAATAGTTTTGTGGAAGGCAAATTCGGAGGTCAAGCCGCATTCCGTGATTTCAATAATGATGGATTAATGGACTTGTTGGTGTATAATGGAGACAATAAAACCGTTACACTTTATCTGGCCAGAAAAGATGGTAAAACACAAGAACAAAAATTGATATCCGGACTACATTGCAGCGATAAAATCTGGTGCTATGACTTTGACAAAGACGGAGATGTGGATATCCTTATTCCCTTTGATTTCATGACCAATAACGGGGAATTCAAAAACGGGGCATCTTACCTTGTCATGATGGAAAACACAGGTGACGGTACGTTTAAAAAACATGAAAACTACCTTGACGGCGAGGTTTATTTTCATTATTGTTTAGATATAGACGCCGATGGCAACTACGAAGTAATTGCCAAAAGATCTGATAATGAAATCATCGGTAAAGATGACAAGTACGGTACTGATTTATACGGTGTAGATTATGTAAGTTACAAAATTTCAGGAATAAACGTATCCTCCGTTCCCGACATGATATATAAGCAGGTAGGTACAATTTATCCCGATCAGAGAAATCGTTATTGGAATGATCTATATCCTTTCATAATTGCAGACATCGACAACAACGGCATTTTAGAATGCATATATGGTGATGGTTCCGATCAGAAAGGCGCACAATTTATATTTCAAGTGTCCGATAAAGTAAATTCCGTCCCCCAGAGAATAGCAAAACCGAAATTTGCCTACGACGCAAGAACCGGGTTGTTGAAAGTATTTTGGAAAAGAGGCACAGATACCGAATCATCGGACATGGATTTGACCTACGCACTTCGCATAGGTACGGCTCCCGACAAAGGCGACATACTCTACGTCCATGCTCTTTCCGACGGAACCCGGCGGAATCTGCTTGAAGGGAATAACGGATATAGTACCCTACGCGTACTTAATACCTTATCATGGCCGGCGGGAAAATACTATATTTCGGTTCAGTCCGTCGATCCCAACTGCCGGGGCTCACAATTCAGCGAATATACCATATTTGAGAAGAAAGAACCGGAGAACAGTTTCATTATTTCTTATAAACAACCCTTTGCTGTAGGAGAAACCTGTTTCGTAACACTAAAGAACAAACCGTCAACCTCAAATATATACACTTGGAATTTTTCCGGAGCCGAAATAATAAGCAAAAGCGATGACGGCTCTTCCTATCAGTTACGTTTCAAAACAAGTGGAGAGAAACGTATTTACTTGCAGGTACTTAACGACCAAGGTATTGCATCGAATATATCGGAACAATTTATCGAAGTTACTTCCGGGAATATCAAACCCTCGACTATTCCTATAGACGATAACACCTATCTAAATGACGTCGGATTCGCTTTAGATCTGGATGAAGACGGTATTCAGGAAATATTCTACAGCGATGCACATAGGTTTATGGAAGGGAATCCAGACGGGATCTATTCAAAAATAAAAAAGACATTCAACAGTAACGCAAATCTGGATGTATTGAATTTTAATGTTGCAACTATCGATTTAAATAACGATGGAATGTGCGACGTATTCGGAACCAATGCTTCGAGAACGCTGGTTAAAGCCCTCAACAAAGGAAACAAAGACTTGGACGTAGGTGAACAAACAGCCATTTCAACACCGAATTGGGGAGAAATGTATGATTTCGACAATGACGGTGTATACGATATAAAACAATATTATAACCGCACAGATCATATATATAAAAACAATGGGGATTATATTAACTTCGAGGAGATTTATTATGGAGCTTCCTCAATAGCCGCATGTAAAGATTATAGTAATAACGGTCTGACCGATTTACTCGTCCCTGTTTATAAATTTGATGAAGGAACAGGAATCGGCATTACCGATTACATCGTTTATGAAAATAACGGAAACTGGACATTTACGGAAAAATCAATTATTCACTCCATCAAATCTATCGATTCTAATGCCAAAGAATTTCAAACTGTCTTATTAATCGATGACTTCGACGGAGACGGCAAACCTGATTTCTTTATACAGAAAGAACTGGATAACATAATAACCTATTTTATAGAATGGGGAGATAGTTCTGTTACCTCTATCGATTTTGAACATGAAATATCATGGATATCGGCGTTCGATCTGGATAATAACGGATTTTTGGATTTAAGGATTTGCAATATAGTGGGTTCACAGGGCATTGACGAAGCTTATGCCATTTATTTATATCCCAATCATCAATATAAAATCGATAATGTTTCAGGAACCGAATCGGATTATGAATTTAACAATACATACAATTACTATACCGGGGTTCCGGTTTTCTATCGGTCCGACGGGGATTTGAGTCTGAACGTTAACGTTATCAAAGGAGAGAACTCCGCACCACAGGCCCCCACCTGTCTGCGAACTTCCCAAACAGACCGGGGAGTAATGATAGAATGGAATCATTCGGCGGACAAAGAAACTCCTGCTAAACTGATGCGATACAATCTCAGCGTGAAGCGTAAAGGAGCCGAGGGAGAAGGTGCATATTTGATTTCACCTTGTAACAGCACTAAAAACGAAGTACATATACCCTCCCATAAACCGCTTATATCCAACAACCGCTTTTTTATTCCACTCGCCAATATAGCTCCAGGTGAATATGAAATACAGGTACAAGGTATAGACCGCTGGAATATGCAATCGGATTTTTCTGAAATACATAGTCTCACGGTTACCGAATCTGCCGCTTTCGAAATGCATGCATCGACTGCTGTTGATGTAGAAACTGAGATCACGATAACAGGTAATATCAGTACGGATTTAAATTGGGACGGCGCAACCGTAAAATCACATAACGGAAACAAATACATCGTCGTATGGGATACAGAAGGTATGAAAACCGTAACCAACGGCAAATTCTCACAACAGATTTATGTCAACCCTAAACCGCAAGGAGCATTCGCTCTTCCTGAAAATGTACTTGCAGGAGCCATCGTAAATGTTACGACAAAAAATGCTTCCGGTAGCAAATGGGAAATATCGTCCGATGGATCGAAATATGAAGATATCTTTAAAAATCAGGAGACCGAAATAGCTATTATCAATGAAGAACAGATAATCATTCGTTTTTCAAAAGCCGGGAAATACGATATAAGACATATCGTAAGCGATGAATATTCCTCCACTACCTATACTGGCAACGTCACGGTCACCGACAATATAACCACACAGGAAATTTCACTTATCACTATTGACGAAACGACCGGAAAGCACCTGATATCATGGGAAGAACCGCAGATTTTACCTGCCGGAGCCGAAAGTATAAACATATATAAAGAAACTTCACGTTACGAAGAATATGAGTTAATAGCTAATGTTCCGATCGGAACAAAAAGTTATATAGACAAGAACTCTATTCCCGAAGCATTAGCTTCGCGCTACCGTCTATCTTGGGTTCTAAACTACGGTGAATCGGAGCAAGGAAGAGCTCATCAGGCTATTCATGTAATGATAAACCGGGGTATGGGCAGTTCATGGAATCTGATGTGGAGCAAATATGAGGGAATCGACATTACCAGTTATCGTATCCTTAGAGGATCGTCACCCGGCAACCTTTCAATCATTGCAGAAGTATCGGGCAGCATGAATTCCTATTGCGATATGAATCCCACTCCCGGCGATGCATTATATTATGCTGTAGAAATCGTACCTTCCACGCCAGTAATCAATAAATCATATCTAAAAGCGCCGGAGATACCCAAAGCCTCTCGTTCAAATATAGTATCGGTAATCAACGCCTCCAATACAGATTTCGTTACAAACGTAGAGGTAAAAGGCGAAAATGGAGAGACAAATATCACTTTAGACGATAAACCGAGCATCAGACTCATAGCGTACGTTTATCCTAATACTGCAACATTCCAGGGGGTAAACTGGATTATTACAAACGGAGAAGACATTATAACTATCGATAAGTACGGAATAATCAATGCCACCGGAAAAAAGAATGGTTCGGCCACCGTCCGTGCTTATGCTATCGACGGTTCAGGAATTTACGGAGAAATAAAAGTGAATGTGGCTATTACATCGGATATTGAAACAGCAAAACATAACGATAATAATTATAGCCTGCATATTTATCCTTCTCCGGCCGATAATGAAATCAATATTGAAGGTATACCCCGAAATGGCGAACAAACAAAGATATACATCTTTAATACTAACGGAGAATTATTCTATATTGATCAAACCTGCAATGAAAAAATTAAAGTCGATTGCACAAATTTTAATGCAGGCGTCTACTTTGTAAAAACCATTTCGGACAGAACATCGAGAATCGGGCGGTTTATAAAAAAATAA
- a CDS encoding alpha/beta hydrolase, whose product MNYSEQKAWKEIQYTLPEDYRFTEKFTPTEEWWAWRGHKIHLDCFRNPDADVKVIMLHGVGTNGRQMSMITGGPLAKNGYETIAIDMPTYGLTEVDKNTTVTYDDWIELGNDYINYELSRDSRPIFLYGLSAGGMETYDVAYRNGKVKGIIGMTFLDQQNADVRNTTTRNWFMSRIAVPMLGVFNKTGFGKVKIKMSIASKMWALCNNDTAMKAFMKDKTSAGNSCTIAFLDSYMHHRLLCSPEDFDICPILLTQPEKDRWTPLRLSKPFLDKIRKVDVKIAILPDGGHYPVEPAALIKMKQEIIAFIERTK is encoded by the coding sequence ATGAATTACAGCGAACAGAAAGCCTGGAAAGAGATTCAGTATACTTTGCCTGAAGATTATCGTTTTACGGAAAAATTTACACCCACGGAAGAATGGTGGGCATGGAGAGGTCATAAAATCCACCTGGACTGCTTCCGGAATCCCGATGCCGATGTCAAAGTAATTATGTTGCATGGAGTCGGCACGAACGGACGCCAAATGTCGATGATTACGGGAGGGCCGTTGGCGAAAAACGGGTACGAAACGATTGCCATAGACATGCCTACCTATGGATTGACCGAAGTGGACAAAAACACGACGGTTACTTATGACGACTGGATAGAATTGGGGAACGATTACATAAATTATGAGCTGTCCCGGGATTCACGTCCGATATTTTTGTATGGATTGAGCGCAGGAGGTATGGAGACCTACGATGTGGCTTACCGAAACGGAAAAGTAAAAGGAATCATAGGAATGACTTTTCTCGACCAGCAAAATGCCGATGTTCGCAATACCACGACCCGTAACTGGTTCATGAGCCGCATTGCTGTCCCGATGCTCGGAGTTTTTAATAAAACAGGCTTCGGCAAGGTAAAGATAAAGATGAGCATTGCCTCTAAAATGTGGGCATTGTGCAATAACGATACGGCGATGAAAGCGTTTATGAAAGACAAGACCTCGGCCGGAAACAGTTGTACGATAGCCTTTCTGGACTCCTATATGCATCATCGGCTGTTGTGCAGTCCGGAGGACTTCGATATCTGTCCTATTCTGCTGACACAGCCCGAAAAGGACAGATGGACTCCCCTGAGATTGAGCAAACCTTTTTTGGATAAGATCCGGAAAGTCGATGTAAAAATTGCCATACTTCCCGATGGCGGGCATTACCCGGTGGAACCTGCCGCATTGATTAAAATGAAGCAGGAAATTATCGCATTCATAGAGAGAACCAAGTAG
- a CDS encoding ArsR/SmtB family transcription factor has product MSQRTMEILRQCSPVFSVLQDENRQQIIILLFESGELSVASLAEKMPLSRPAVSHHLKLLLDAGLVVIRKEGKERYYRLELTAAVELLEDLLRSLKNDLQE; this is encoded by the coding sequence ATGAGCCAGAGAACAATGGAAATATTGCGGCAATGCTCGCCTGTATTCTCAGTTTTACAAGATGAGAACAGACAACAGATAATCATATTGTTGTTTGAAAGCGGGGAATTGAGCGTTGCTTCACTTGCCGAAAAAATGCCGTTATCCCGTCCTGCGGTATCGCATCATCTGAAACTTCTACTCGATGCCGGACTTGTCGTAATAAGAAAAGAGGGTAAGGAAAGGTATTATCGACTGGAATTGACGGCCGCAGTCGAATTACTGGAGGACTTGTTGCGTTCATTAAAAAATGACCTGCAAGAATAA